Proteins encoded within one genomic window of Sphingosinicella ginsenosidimutans:
- a CDS encoding DUF4019 domain-containing protein, producing the protein MIRNMILAAAGGLALAGCSAGAEKTAAEAAVTQFHQLLDQARYSDIYAATAPDFRQATSEAQFTDLLQRVHALGNVRAANQSGWQVNYTGSGHLVTLHYTTQYAAAQAREDFIYRVADGAAALVNYSVSSDGAGAGQAQAEDPNTAPAPDQGGKGAGDDGAGGK; encoded by the coding sequence ATGATTCGAAACATGATCCTGGCCGCCGCTGGCGGGCTTGCGCTGGCCGGCTGCTCGGCCGGCGCCGAAAAGACCGCGGCCGAAGCCGCCGTGACGCAGTTCCACCAATTGCTCGATCAGGCGCGCTACAGCGACATCTACGCCGCGACCGCGCCCGATTTCCGGCAGGCGACCAGCGAGGCCCAGTTCACCGACCTCCTCCAGCGCGTCCACGCGCTCGGCAACGTCCGCGCCGCCAACCAGTCGGGCTGGCAGGTCAATTATACGGGCAGCGGGCATCTGGTGACGTTGCACTACACGACCCAATATGCCGCCGCCCAGGCGCGCGAGGACTTCATCTACCGCGTCGCGGACGGCGCCGCCGCTTTGGTCAATTACAGCGTGAGCTCCGACGGCGCCGGCGCCGGCCAGGCGCAGGCGGAAGATCCGAACACGGCGCCTGCGCCCGACCAGGGCGGGAAGGGGGCGGGGGACGACGGGGCCGGCGGCAAATAG
- a CDS encoding ectonucleotide pyrophosphatase/phosphodiesterase, whose protein sequence is MTVRTRSGLAILAAALAALLPGCAAQPLSPPVAVQAAPAEAREPVTILVSIDGFRADYLDRGETPNLSRLAAEGARAAMRPSFPSKTFPNHYALVTGLRPDHNGIVDNTMEDPRRPGITFKISNDQALDPFWWDEAEPIWITAERQHVRTATMFWPGAEVAHDGLRPSDWQHFDMNVTGQQRVRGVIDWLRRPAAIRPRFLTVYFDTVDTAGHQYGPDAPETDAAIRDVDARIGELVHDLAELRQPANLVVVADHGMAATSPDRVVRLPDLVDPDTVHLVTDGPYAGMDALPGHETEVAAALLRPHDHVQCWRKTDIPTRLHYGTNPRVPDFYCLAETGWLIVKPDVEIHPGGTHGYDNAAPEMRALFVAAGPAFRAGVRLEAFDNVDVYPLLAGLIGITPRPSDGTISPLEPALRTR, encoded by the coding sequence ATGACAGTCCGCACACGTTCCGGCCTCGCCATCCTCGCCGCCGCCCTCGCCGCCCTCCTGCCCGGATGCGCCGCCCAGCCATTGTCGCCGCCGGTCGCCGTGCAGGCTGCGCCCGCCGAGGCGCGCGAGCCGGTCACCATCCTCGTCTCGATCGACGGATTTCGCGCCGACTATCTCGACAGGGGCGAGACGCCGAACCTCTCCCGGCTCGCCGCCGAAGGCGCGCGCGCGGCGATGCGGCCGTCCTTCCCGAGCAAGACATTTCCCAACCATTATGCGCTGGTGACGGGCCTGCGCCCCGACCATAACGGCATCGTCGACAATACGATGGAGGATCCGCGCCGGCCCGGCATCACCTTCAAGATCAGCAACGATCAGGCGCTCGATCCCTTCTGGTGGGATGAGGCGGAGCCGATCTGGATCACCGCCGAACGCCAGCATGTACGCACCGCGACGATGTTCTGGCCCGGCGCGGAAGTCGCGCATGACGGGCTGCGTCCGTCCGACTGGCAGCATTTCGACATGAACGTGACCGGGCAGCAGCGGGTGCGCGGCGTGATCGATTGGCTGCGGCGGCCGGCGGCGATCCGGCCGCGCTTCCTCACCGTCTATTTCGACACGGTCGATACGGCCGGGCACCAATATGGGCCGGACGCGCCGGAAACCGATGCCGCCATCCGCGATGTCGATGCGCGGATCGGCGAACTCGTCCACGACCTTGCCGAGCTTCGCCAGCCGGCGAACCTGGTCGTCGTCGCGGATCACGGCATGGCCGCGACCAGCCCGGACCGGGTGGTCCGGCTCCCCGACCTCGTCGATCCGGACACCGTTCATCTCGTCACCGACGGGCCCTATGCCGGCATGGATGCGCTGCCCGGCCACGAGACCGAGGTGGCGGCGGCCCTGCTTCGCCCGCACGACCATGTCCAATGCTGGCGCAAGACGGACATCCCAACGCGCCTGCATTACGGGACGAATCCGCGCGTCCCGGATTTCTACTGCCTGGCCGAGACCGGCTGGCTGATCGTCAAGCCGGATGTCGAGATCCATCCCGGCGGGACCCACGGCTATGACAATGCCGCGCCGGAAATGCGGGCGCTGTTCGTTGCCGCCGGCCCCGCCTTCCGGGCCGGCGTCCGGCTCGAGGCGTTCGACAATGTCGATGTCTATCCGCTGCTCGCGGGCTTGATCGGGATCACGCCGCGCCCGTCGGACGGGACGATTTCGCCGCTGGAGCCCGCCTTGCGGACGCGCTGA
- a CDS encoding MaoC family dehydratase gives MIYFEDLEVGARTEFGSYEVTREEVLEFARKYDPQPFHLSDEEAAKTHFGRIAASGWHSCAMTMAVIARYVVGHEQAGLGSPGIDELRWLKPVYPGDTIHVSGTIVDKTPSRSRPEIGSFRTETVVTNQDGVPVMRFTSIVLIRRRPA, from the coding sequence ATGATCTATTTCGAAGACCTTGAGGTTGGCGCACGGACCGAGTTCGGCAGCTACGAGGTGACTCGCGAGGAAGTCCTCGAATTCGCGCGCAAATATGATCCGCAGCCCTTCCATCTTTCCGATGAGGAGGCCGCCAAGACCCATTTCGGCCGCATCGCCGCCAGCGGCTGGCACAGCTGCGCGATGACGATGGCGGTGATCGCCCGCTATGTCGTCGGCCACGAGCAAGCGGGCCTCGGATCGCCCGGCATCGACGAATTGCGCTGGCTGAAGCCGGTCTATCCGGGCGACACGATCCACGTGTCCGGCACGATCGTCGACAAGACGCCGTCGCGCAGCCGGCCCGAGATCGGATCGTTCCGCACCGAAACGGTGGTGACAAACCAGGATGGCGTGCCCGTGATGCGCTTCACCTCGATCGTGCTCATCCGCCGACGGCCCGCCTGA
- a CDS encoding glutathione S-transferase C-terminal domain-containing protein, with protein sequence MPADADARARAIAWMFAASNTVEPPILDLVTARIFEADKPWSEARLPLVKDRVRARLDSLAARLGDADWLDGAFSAGDLMMVSVLLRLRRSGLLDEYPGLAAYVARGEARPAYKRAFAAQLAVNAPKAG encoded by the coding sequence ATGCCGGCGGATGCCGACGCACGAGCCCGCGCGATCGCCTGGATGTTCGCGGCGAGCAACACGGTGGAGCCGCCGATCCTCGACCTCGTGACGGCCCGGATATTCGAGGCCGACAAGCCCTGGAGCGAGGCGCGCCTGCCTTTGGTCAAGGATCGCGTCCGCGCCCGGCTCGACTCGCTCGCCGCGCGCCTCGGCGACGCCGACTGGCTCGATGGCGCCTTCAGTGCCGGCGATCTGATGATGGTGTCGGTGCTGCTCAGGCTGCGCCGGTCGGGGCTGCTTGACGAATATCCGGGGCTGGCAGCCTATGTGGCCCGCGGCGAGGCGCGGCCCGCCTACAAACGGGCCTTCGCCGCCCAGCTTGCCGTCAACGCCCCGAAGGCGGGCTGA
- a CDS encoding cytochrome c1: MVRGLGILVGLVFAFVVLWAFGHGAYTYVTNPPEQTAEARYHLPPREEVRFSFDGPLGRFDEQQLQRGFQVYREVCSTCHGLGQVAFRSLRDIGYSEAEVRAIADQWPHQVPSINPDTGEAATRKAIPADHIPGPYANDTMARAANNNALPPDLSLMAKAREGGPHYIYSILTGFRNPPAGYEVPQGLHYNPYFPNLNIAMPPPLTADGQVTYAPGNPRPTVDQMAQDVSAFLMWAAEPNLTTRHAVGLPVLVFLLIATILAYLSYQNIWHGGDRRVRATGALDPENMEKRQQASREAGVTE; encoded by the coding sequence ATGGTTCGCGGTCTGGGCATCCTCGTCGGGCTCGTCTTCGCCTTCGTCGTCCTGTGGGCGTTCGGCCACGGCGCCTACACCTATGTCACCAATCCGCCCGAGCAGACGGCCGAGGCGCGGTACCACCTGCCGCCGCGCGAGGAGGTCCGCTTCTCGTTCGACGGCCCGCTGGGCCGCTTCGATGAGCAGCAGCTGCAGCGGGGCTTCCAGGTCTATCGCGAGGTCTGCTCGACCTGCCACGGCCTCGGCCAGGTGGCGTTCCGCAGCCTGCGTGACATCGGCTATTCCGAAGCCGAAGTCCGCGCGATCGCCGATCAGTGGCCCCATCAGGTCCCGTCGATCAATCCGGACACCGGCGAAGCCGCGACGCGCAAGGCGATCCCGGCGGATCATATCCCGGGCCCCTATGCCAACGACACGATGGCGCGCGCCGCGAACAACAATGCGCTGCCGCCGGACCTGTCGCTGATGGCGAAGGCGCGCGAGGGCGGGCCGCACTATATCTATTCGATCCTGACCGGCTTCCGGAACCCGCCGGCTGGCTATGAGGTGCCGCAGGGGCTGCACTACAACCCCTATTTCCCGAACCTCAACATCGCGATGCCGCCGCCGCTGACCGCGGACGGGCAGGTCACCTACGCGCCGGGCAATCCGCGCCCGACGGTGGACCAGATGGCGCAGGACGTGTCGGCGTTCCTGATGTGGGCGGCCGAGCCGAACCTCACCACCCGCCATGCGGTGGGCCTGCCGGTGCTCGTCTTCCTGCTGATCGCGACGATCCTCGCCTATCTCTCCTACCAGAACATCTGGCATGGCGGCGATCGGCGGGTGCGGGCGACCGGCGCGCTCGATCCAGAGAATATGGAAAAGCGCCAGCAGGCGAGCCGCGAGGCGGGCGTCACCGAATAA
- a CDS encoding cytochrome b, with protein sequence MSFPWAEKYTPKHPFMRWLDQRLPLPRLAYGAVGGGYPVPRNLNYFWNFGVLAGLALTLQIVTGIILAMHYQAGDATAFNSVEHIMRDVNQGWFLRYAHANGASMFFIVTYIHIFRGLYYGSYKAPREMVWMLGLVIFLLMMATAFMGYVLPWGQMSFWGAKVITGLFGAIPLVGDPIQHWLLGGYAPDQPTLTRFFSLHYLLPFVIAGVIVLHIWALHIPGSGNPTGVDVKSPQDTLPFHPYYTAKDGFGVGIFFIVFALLLFFAPNAFGHPVNYVEANPLSTPAHIVPEWYFWPFYAILRAFTSDFILEAKLWGVLAMFGSILLLFFLPWLDKSPVRSGSYRPTFRIFFWILVADVLVLGYCGGSPAEEPYVMISQIATAYYFIHFLIVLPLLSMFEKTLPLPNSISESVLHGEEAEAAPIGVTTTA encoded by the coding sequence GTCGGCGGCGGCTATCCGGTGCCGCGCAACCTCAATTATTTCTGGAACTTCGGCGTCCTCGCCGGGCTCGCGCTGACGCTCCAGATCGTCACCGGCATCATCCTTGCGATGCACTACCAGGCCGGCGATGCGACCGCGTTCAATTCGGTCGAGCACATCATGCGCGATGTGAACCAGGGCTGGTTCCTTCGCTACGCCCACGCCAACGGCGCCTCGATGTTCTTCATCGTGACCTATATCCACATCTTCCGCGGCCTTTATTACGGCTCCTACAAGGCGCCGCGCGAGATGGTGTGGATGCTCGGCCTCGTCATCTTCCTTTTGATGATGGCGACCGCGTTCATGGGCTATGTCCTTCCCTGGGGGCAGATGAGCTTCTGGGGTGCGAAGGTGATCACCGGCCTGTTCGGCGCGATCCCCCTCGTCGGCGATCCGATCCAGCATTGGCTGCTCGGCGGCTATGCGCCCGACCAGCCGACGCTGACCCGCTTCTTCTCGCTCCACTATCTGCTGCCGTTCGTGATCGCGGGGGTCATCGTCCTCCACATCTGGGCGCTGCACATCCCGGGATCGGGCAACCCGACCGGCGTCGACGTGAAGAGCCCGCAGGACACCCTGCCGTTCCATCCCTATTATACGGCGAAGGACGGCTTCGGGGTCGGCATCTTCTTCATCGTCTTCGCGCTGCTGCTCTTCTTCGCCCCGAATGCGTTCGGGCACCCGGTCAACTATGTCGAGGCCAACCCGCTTTCGACGCCGGCGCACATCGTTCCCGAATGGTATTTCTGGCCGTTCTACGCGATCCTTCGCGCCTTCACGTCGGACTTCATCCTGGAAGCGAAGCTGTGGGGCGTGCTGGCGATGTTCGGCTCGATCCTGCTGCTCTTCTTCCTGCCCTGGCTCGACAAGTCGCCGGTGCGCTCGGGGAGCTACAGGCCGACCTTCCGGATCTTCTTCTGGATCCTCGTCGCCGACGTGCTCGTGCTCGGCTATTGCGGCGGATCGCCGGCCGAAGAGCCCTATGTCATGATCTCGCAGATCGCGACGGCTTACTATTTCATCCATTTCCTCATCGTCCTGCCGCTCCTCTCGATGTTCGAGAAGACGCTGCCGCTGCCGAACTCGATCTCGGAAAGCGTGCTGCATGGCGAAGAGGCGGAAGCTGCGCCGATCGGCGTCACGACGACGGCTTAA